The following proteins are encoded in a genomic region of Inquilinus sp. KBS0705:
- a CDS encoding DUF2236 domain-containing protein codes for MNNNSPYSNDFLDHKRLLGDPQADEFIQFVLADPARKLQLQQWLSGNLNPAFLKDAYPQFALINRATELPAWARPELMKTGAAFFARHSEMIMSLLGLLSLPYCYTAANGAMVLYLSELIRKQTTKRLYDTALFVWEVMGPDAFDKDGNAYTEILKIRLVHAAVRYYTLQSGKWDDAWGLPINQEDMAGTNLSFSLIVIRGLRMLGFTVSRNDQEAFMHLWAVIGYLTGLDEDLIPQNAKKAQLLDTAIKQRQFRVSIHGQQLAQSLTDHILTVNKGKASANDILGLMRYLLGTEIADMLAIKAPDLAGYKLALIKTINLLKTFKPTGDARQNHSRAFAAFKKQNPALNKAT; via the coding sequence ATGAATAATAACAGCCCATATAGCAACGATTTTTTGGACCATAAAAGGTTACTGGGCGACCCGCAGGCCGATGAATTTATACAGTTTGTTCTTGCCGACCCTGCCCGCAAGCTGCAATTGCAGCAATGGCTAAGCGGCAATTTAAACCCCGCCTTTTTAAAGGATGCCTATCCGCAGTTTGCCCTTATAAACCGGGCAACCGAGCTGCCTGCATGGGCCCGGCCCGAGCTTATGAAAACCGGTGCCGCTTTTTTTGCCCGCCATTCCGAAATGATAATGAGCCTGCTGGGGCTGTTGTCGTTACCCTATTGCTATACCGCAGCCAATGGGGCAATGGTGTTGTACTTGTCGGAGTTAATACGCAAACAAACCACCAAGCGGCTGTACGACACGGCGCTGTTTGTTTGGGAGGTAATGGGCCCCGATGCGTTTGACAAAGATGGTAACGCTTATACCGAAATTTTAAAGATACGCCTGGTGCATGCCGCTGTACGCTATTACACCCTGCAAAGCGGCAAATGGGACGATGCATGGGGACTGCCCATTAACCAGGAAGACATGGCGGGTACCAACCTGTCCTTTTCGCTTATTGTGATACGCGGCCTGCGCATGCTGGGCTTTACCGTTAGCCGTAATGATCAGGAAGCCTTTATGCACCTATGGGCGGTTATAGGTTACCTAACGGGACTGGATGAGGACCTGATACCCCAAAACGCTAAAAAGGCGCAACTACTGGATACAGCCATCAAACAGCGGCAGTTCCGGGTTTCAATCCATGGGCAGCAGCTCGCGCAGTCGCTTACCGATCATATCCTTACGGTTAACAAAGGCAAGGCCAGCGCAAACGATATACTGGGCCTGATGCGCTACTTGCTGGGTACCGAAATAGCCGATATGCTTGCCATAAAGGCGCCTGACCTGGCCGGGTATAAACTGGCCCTTATTAAAACAATAAACCTTTTAAAAACCTTTAAGCCAACAGGCGATGCACGGCAAAATCACAGCCGGGCCTTTGCGGCATTTAAAAAACAAAACCCGGCGCTTAATAAGGCAACTTGA